One window of Ailuropoda melanoleuca isolate Jingjing chromosome 3, ASM200744v2, whole genome shotgun sequence genomic DNA carries:
- the LOC100482551 gene encoding histone H2A type 3 — protein sequence MSGRGKQGGKARAKAKSRSSRAGLQFPVGRVHRLLRKGNYSERVGAGAPVYLAAVLEYLTAEILELAGNAARDNKKTRIIPRHLQLAIRNDEELNKLLGRVTIAQGGVLPNIQAVLLPKKTESHHKAKGK from the coding sequence ATGTCCGGCAGAGGCAAGCAGGGCGGCAAGGCGCGAGCGAAAGCCAAGTCGCGCTCGTCGCGCGCGGGCCTGCAGTTTCCCGTGGGCCGCGTGCATCGTCTACTGCGCAAGGGCAACTACTCGGAGCGTGTCGGGGCAGGCGCGCCCGTGTATCTGGCGGCTGTGCTGGAATACCTAACGGCCGAGATCCTGGAGCTGGCGGGCAACGCGGCCCGCGACAACAAGAAGACGCGCATCATCCCGCGCCACCTGCAGCTGGCCATCCGCAACGACGAGGAGCTCAACAAGCTGCTGGGCCGCGTGACCATCGCGCAGGGCGGCGTCCTGCCTAACATCCAAGCCGTGCTGCTGCCCAAGAAGACCGAGAGCCACCACAAGGCCAAGGGCAAGTGA